The following proteins come from a genomic window of Miscanthus floridulus cultivar M001 chromosome 2, ASM1932011v1, whole genome shotgun sequence:
- the LOC136540447 gene encoding uncharacterized protein, whose translation MGGGGSPAASGGGSSSEDDGDAEWKEAIDSIASVGFSVPSSNGAAKAASGGSGEVNNGVELEEPHEGKPQGPGLKLYQIKVRNMLDDMLEKNLEIVKAPCLNLVDPTETGGGIKLFKKAPPGISMDSMDKLHVQLKRPRIVPGEEVDEKSKKFRHMLQSVVVDGSDIVVSAKEASERSLARLEAREAAAKAKAKREEESVQELKKVRGEKWLPSVARQMKEEKAWELRRQ comes from the exons ATGGGCGGCGGCGGGAGCCCGGCAGCGAGCGGCGGCGGGAGCAGCAGCGAAGATGACGGGGACGCCGAGTGGAAGGAGGCCATTGACTCCATCGCCTCCGTTGGATTCAGCGTCCCTTCGTCCAACGGCGCGGCGAAGGCAGCCTCTGGCGGCAGCGGCGAGGTGAACAACGGCGTGGAGCTGGAAGAGCCGCATGAGGGGAAGCCACAGGGTCCTGGGCTTAAGCTGTACCAGATCAAG GTAAGAAACATGTTGGATGATATGTTAGAGAAAAACCTTGAAATAGTCAAAGCTCCGTGCTTGAACTTAGTAGACCCCACGGAAACAGGAGGAGGAATAAAGTTATTTAAAAAAGCGCCACCTGGTATTAGCATGGATTCTATGG ATAAATTGCATGTACAACTCAAGAGACCAAGAATTGTGCCTGGGGAAGAGGTCGATGAGAAATCAAAGAAG TTCAGGCATATGCTCCAGTCTGTTGTTGTCGATGGCAGTGACATAGTTGTTTCTGCAAAGGAAGCATCTGAGAGATCATTGGCTAGATTGGAAGCGAGAGAAGCTGCAGCAAAGGCAAAAGCCAAGAGGGAGGAAGAAAGTGTGCAGGAACTGAAGAAGGTTAGGGGAGAGAAATGGCTTCCTTCTGTTGCTAGACAAATGAAG GAGGAAAAAGCTTGGGAGCTGCGAAGGCAATGA
- the LOC136535561 gene encoding pentatricopeptide repeat-containing protein At2g16880-like, whose translation MDTTPSTSASVSPAAASGPAPDPDSALVSAVADALVSASRQPSPPPMDTLLAPYLPRLAPSHHPQVITLASANPALASPHTLLAYRRLVSPPSCLPSLLPLLPMLPYRNLLPLLLDFVPLDPLRHLHRHLLASLPTSALADAALSAYARLRLPHLAAQLLHSFRRRGRVRPSLQAANAVLSALARSPSASPQASLDAFRSLIALRLHPNHYTFNLLVHTHCSKGTLADALSTLSTMQGFGLSPDVVTYNTLLKAHCRKGMLGEARTLLARMKKEGIAPTRATYNTLVSAYARLGWIKQATNVVEAMTAFGFEPDQWTYNVLAAGLCQAGKVDEAFKLKDEMERLGIVSPDVVTYNTLVDACFKCQRSSDALNLLEEMRDKGVKSSLVTHNIVVKGHCREGQLEEALGRLKMMTEEGLAPDVITYNTLIDAYCKARNVAKAFVLMDEMVRSGLKMDTFTLNTLLYNLCKEKRYEEAEELLRSPPQRGFVPDEVSYGTVMAAYFKENKPEPALCLWDEMFKRKLTPSIYTYNTLIKGLCTMGKLAEAIDKLNELMEKGLVPDDTTYNIIIHAYCKEGDLEKSFQFHNKMLENYFKPDVVTCNTLMNGLCLHGKLEKAMKLFESWVEKGKKVDVITYNTLIQALCKAGDVDTALRFFADMEVRGLQPDAFTYNVVLSALSEAGRSEEAQNMLHKLDESGKLSERFSYPLIKSSAEEVETGKDPDVKSDSESGGNAKGGDQESYNKSVKELCIGGQLKEAKAVLDEMMQKGMSVDSSTYITLMEGLIKRQKRQTHAAG comes from the coding sequence ATGGACACCACAccttccacctccgcctccgtctCGCCGGCGGCCGCATCCGGCCCCGCCCCTGATCCGGACTCAGCTCTTGTCTCGGCTGTGGCTGACGCGCTTGTATCCGCCTCCCGCCAGCCCTCGCCGCCGCCCATGGACACCCTCCTGGCCCCGTACCTCCCGCGCCTCGCCCCCTCGCACCACCCGCAAGTGATCACCCTTGCCTCCGCCAACCCAGCGCTCGCCTCTCCGCACACTCTCCTCGCCTACCGCCGCCTCGTCTCCCCGCCGTCCTGCCTCCCCTCCCTACTCCCGCTCCTCCCCATGCTCCCCTACCGCAATCTCCTCCCGCTCCTCCTCGACTTCGTCCCGCTCGACCCGCTGcgccacctccaccgccacctcctcGCCAGCCTCCCCACGAGTGCGCTCGCAGACGCCGCGCTGTCCGCCTACGCCCGCCTACGCCTCCCCCACCTCGCCGCACAACTCCTCCACTCATTCCGCCGCCGCGGGCGCGTCCGCCCCTCCCTCCAGGCAGCCAACGCCGTGCTCTCCGCACTCGCGCGCAGTCCGTCCGCCTCGCCGCAGGCCTCTCTTGATGCCTTCCGCTCCCTCATCGCGCTGCGGCTCCACCCCAATCACTACACCTTCAACCTCCTGGTGCACACCCACTGCTCCAAGGGCACCCTCGCCGACGCCCTCTCCACGCTCTCCACAATGCAGGGTTTCGGCCTCTCCCCCGACGTCGTCACCTACAACACCCTCCTCAAGGCTCATTGTCGCAAGGGCATGCTCGGTGAGGCGCGGACGCTGCTGGCCAGGATGAAGAAGGAGGGTATTGCACCCACCAGGGCCACGTATAATACCCTCGTCTCAGCGTACGCGAGGCTTGGGTGGATCAAGCAGGCGACCAATGTCGTGGAGGCCATGACAGCATTTGGTTTCGAGCCTGACCAGTGGACATACAATGTGCTCGCCGCAGGGCTGTGCCAGGCAGGGAAGGTGGACGAGGCATTTAAGCTGAAGGATGAGATGGAGCGGCTCGGCATAGTATCGCCTGACGTAGTCACCTACAATACGCTTGTTGATGCATGCTTCAAGTGTCAGCGCTCTTCTGATGCACTGAATTTGCTCGAGGAAATGCGTGACAAAGGGGTGAAGTCAAGTTTGGTCACACATAACATTGTTGTGAAGGGGCACTGTAGGGAGGGGCAATTGGAAGAGGCGTTGGGGCGTCTGAAAATGATGACAGAGGAGGGATTGGCACCAGATGTGATTACATACAATACATTGATTGATGCATACTGCAAAGCCAGGAATGTTGCCAAAGCATTCGTGTTGATGGATGAGATGGTGAGGAGTGGACTCAAAATGGACACTTTCACCCTAAACACTTTGCTATATAACCTATGCAAAGAGAAGCGTTACGAAGAGGCTGAGGAGCTCTTGCGTTCACCGCCGCAGAGGGGTTTTGTACCTGACGAAGTCAGCTATGGTACAGTGATGGCAGCCTACTTTAAGGAGAATAAACCAGAGCCTGCTCTGTGTCTGTGGGATGAAATGTTTAAGAGGAAGCTAACGCCGAGTATTTATACTTACAACACATTGATCAAAGGGCTTTGTACAATGGGGAAGTTGGCAGAGGCGATTGATAAATTGAATGAGCTGATGGAGAAGGGGTTGGTACCAGACGACACCACCTACAATATCATCATTCATGCGTACTGTAAGGAAGGGGACTTGGAGAAATCTTTCCAGTTCCACAACAAGATGCTGGAGAATTATTTTAAGCCAGATGTTGTTACCTGCAACACTTTAATGAATGGGCTTTGTCTGCATGGCAAGCTTGAGAAAGCGATGAAGCTTTTCGAGTCATGGGTAGAGAAAGGGAAGAAGGTTGATGTTATCACATATAACACCTTAATTCAAGCTTTGTGCAAAGCCGGAGATGTTGATACAGCTTTGCGTTTCTTTGCTGACATGGAGGTCAGAGGCTTGCAACCTGATGCATTTACATACAATGTTGTGTTGTCTGCACTATCTGAGGCAGGGAGATCAGAGGAAGCACAGAATATGCTCCATAAATTAGATGAGAGCGGGAAATTATCTGAAAGATTTTCTTATCCTTTAATTAAATCTTCTGCGGAGGAAGTGGAGACTGGGAAGGACCCAGATGTTAAATCTGACAGTGAATCTGGTGGGAATGCAAAAGGTGGTGATCAGGAGAGCTATAATAAATCTGTAAAGGAACTCTGCATTGGTGGGCAATTGAAAGAAGCTAAGGCTGTTTTGGATGAGATGATGCAAAAGGGCATGTCTGTTGACAGTTCAACCTATATCACTTTGATGGAAGGCCTTATCAAAAGGCAAAAGAGGCAAACACATGCAGCTGGATAG
- the LOC136535563 gene encoding uncharacterized protein, producing MAGGSIRAAAKAAVIGGYRSAAYMRRAVTPPSHTSSADGRKASTFAADDWVITDREVFGPVPTHEEALAATLDFKDAFEIAKETPKKHLWPAEVDSHAKSAQEIALPELVHSETPQDVVHSEVSKKDDNYENLLISSGTPGRVVQAFTLLHESPEAQDVVASLASDKNVWDAVMKNEKVMKFYKTYESKLSECSSVASSVSGDEVEDGEAASLQSAGESVKDYLEKMKALVSEMMANLSNMMQDLVATSDEGRSKGTIKTLIMSSSKDFPNAPSAFVLLAIASIMVVLLKRV from the exons ATGGCAGGGGGAAGCATCCGCGCGGCCGCAAAGGCCGCGGTGATCGGCGGCTACCGCTCCGCAGCCTACATGCGGCGCGCCGTCACCCCGCCGTCCCATACTTCCTCCGCCGACGGCCGGAAGGCTTCCACGTTCGCGGCGGACGACTGGGTCATCACCGACCGCGAGGTGTTCGGTCCCGTGCCCACTCATGAGGAGGCCTTGGCTGCCACGCTCGACTTTAAGGACGCCTTCGAGAT TGCCAAGGAAACCCCGAAGAAACATCTCTGGCCTGCTGAGGTGGATAGTCACGCAAAGTCTGctcaagaaattgcacttccggAACTTGTTCACTCTGAAACGCCTCAGGACGTTGTTCATTCAGAAGTGTCTAAGAAGGATGATAACTACGAAAATTTACTCATCTCATCCGGAACTCCTGGACGTGTTGTGCAAGCATTCACATTGCTACACGAGAGCCCTGAAGCTCAG GATGTTGTGGCCTCACTTGCTTCTGATAAGAATGTATGGGATGCTGTGATGAAGAACGAAAAGGTTATGAAGTTCTACAAGACATATGAGTCAA AGCTTAGCGAGTGTTCTAGTGTTGCTTCAAGTGTATCtggggatgaggtggaggatggtGAGGCAGCTAGCCTGCAAAGCGCTGGTGAATCAGTGAAGGATTATTTGGAGAAAATGAAGGCCCTGGTGTCCGAGATGATGGCCAATCTGTCAAACATGATGCAAGATCTTGTTGCAACCTCTGACGAGGGCCGTAGCAAGGGGACGATCAAGACCCTGATAATGAGCTCCAGCAAAGATTTTCCGAATGCACCCTCTGCCTTTGTGCTCCTGGCTATTGCGTCGATCATGGTAGTTTTGCTTAAGCGTGTTTAG
- the LOC136540446 gene encoding peptidyl-prolyl cis-trans isomerase CYP65-like codes for MGKKQHSKDRMFITRTEWATEWGGAKQKDVGTPFKRLPFYCCSLTFLPFEDPVCTVDGSVFDLMSIIPYLKKFGKHPVTGAPLKHEDLIPLTFHKNSDGEFQCPVLNKVFTEFTHIVAVKTTGNVFCYEAIQELNIKPKNWKELLTDEPFTRNDLIMIQNPNVVDGKVLGEFDHVKKGLKLEDEELRRMKDDPTYNINISGDLKQMMKDLGTEKGKEAFLQGGGGLKAQKERAAALAAILARKEKDDSKAGKEPKPNQSFSIVDAASASVHGRSAAAAKATSAEKTAARIAMHMAGERAPVNAKLVKSRYTTGAASRSFTSTSYDPVTKNEYEYVKVERNPKKKGYVQLHTTHGDLNLELHCDITPRTCENFLTHCENGYYNGLIFHRSIKNFMIQGGDPTGTGSGGESIWGKPFKDEPNSKLLHSGKGVVSMANSGPHTNGSQFFILYKSAPHLNFKHTVFGMVVGGLTTLSAMEKVPVDDDDRPLEEIKILKVSIFVNPYTEPDEEEEKAEEEKKKDEDYDKVGSWYSNPGTGVAGSTSTGGGVGKYLKARTAGSVDVTGSAGAADGSSKKRKATASSVEFKDFSGW; via the exons ATGGGGAAGAAGCAGCACAGCAAGGACCGCATGTTCATCACGCGGACGGAGTGGGCAACTGAATGGGGCGGCGCCAAGCAGAAGGACGTAGGCACGCCGTTCAAGCGCCTCCCCTTCTACTGTTGCTC ACTCACATTTCTTCCATTTGAGGATCCAGTGTGCACCGTCGATGGAAGCGTCTTTGATTTAAT GAGCATAATCCCGTACCTTAAAAAGTTCGGGAAGCATCCAGTAACCGGAGCACCACTCAAGCACGAAGATCTGATTCCTCTCACATTCCACAAGAACTCAGATG GAGAGTTTCAGTGTCCTGTTCTGAATAAAGTTTTTACAGAATTCACACACATAGTTGCTGTAAAAACTACTGGAAATGTCTTCTGCTATGAG GCAATCCAAGAACTTAACATCAAGCCAAAAAATTGGAAAGAGTTGCTAACTGATGAGCCCTTCACTCGAAATGACTTGATAATGATTCAG AACCCAAACGTGGTTGATGGCAAGGTCCTTGGGGAATTCGACCATGTCAAAAAGGGCCTCAAACTTGAGGATGAAG AGTTGCGGCGGATGAAAGATGATCCAACCTATAACATAAATATTTCTGGTGATCTTAAGCAAATGATGAAGGATCTTGGgacagaaaaaggaaaggaagCTTTTTTGCAGGGGGGTGGAGGGCTGAAAGCTCAAAAGGAAAGAGCTGCGGCTCTTGCTGCAATTTTAGCAAGGAAGGAGAAGGATGACTCAAAAGCAGGAAAAGAACCTAAACCTAATCAAAGTTTCAGTATTGTGGATGCTGCTTCTGCTTCTGTTCATGGCAGGAGTGCAGCAGCAGCAAAAGCAACTTCTGCTGAAAAAACCGCTGCTAGAATCGCTATGCATATGGCAGGGGAACGAGCTCCTGTAAATGCTAAACTG GTCAAAAGTCGTTACACTACTGGAGCAGCGTCACGTTCTTTCACATCGACTTCTTATGATCCTGTTACCAAAAATGAATATGAGTATGTTAAAGTTGAAAGGAATCCAAAAAAGAAAGGCTACGTTCAGCTGCATACAACCCATGGTGATTTGAATTTAGAGCTTCATTGTGATATAACTCCTCGGACTTGTGAAAATTTCCTCACGCATTGTGAAAATGGTTACTACAATGGTCTTATCTTCCATCGGAGCATCAA AAACTTCATGATTCAAGGTGGTGATCCAACTGGCACAGGAAGTGGAGGAGAGTCCATATGGGGTAAACCGTTCAAGGATGAGCCGAACTCAAAGCTGCTACATTCTGGAAAAGGTGTAGTCAGCATGGCAAATTCAGGCCCTCATACCAACGGATCCCAATTTTTTATCCTGTACAAGTCTGCACCGCACTTAAATTTCAAGCACACGGTATTTGGCATGGTGGTGGGTGGTTTGACCACACTTTCAGCTATGGAAAAGGTTCCTGTCGATGATGACGACCGGCCATTG GAGGAAATAAAGATTCTAAAAGTCAGCATATTCGTGAATCCTTACACAGAACcagatgaggaagaagaaaaggcagaggaggagaagaaaaaggatgaggATTAT GATAAGGTGGGATCATGGTATAGCAACCCAGGAACTGGTGTTGCTGGTTCAACGAGTACTGGTGGTGGGGTTGGCAAGTATTTAAAAGCTCGGACTGCTGGCTCTGTTGATGTGACTGGAAGTGCTGGTGCAGCTGATGGTTCGAGCAAGAAGAGAAAAGCGACTGCATCCAGTGTAGAGTTCAAAGATTTTTCTGGATGGTAG